DNA from Marinagarivorans cellulosilyticus:
GTATGGGGGTAGATAAAGCCGATATTCGCTACGTGGTGCACTATGATTTACCCAAATCCATCGAAAACTACAGTCAAGAAATAGGCCGTGCTGGCCGCGATGGCTTATCGTCCGATTGTTTTGTGTTGGGTAATTTAGATGCGTTAAATACCATCGAAAATTTTGTCTATGGCGATACGCCAGAGCAAGCGGGTATTGAAACTGTACTTAACCATATTGCGCAGCATCAAAATAACGGCCAATGGGAAATGCAGCTGTATGGGTTATCGAGCGAGTCGAATATTCGCCAGCTAACGCTTAAAACCTTATTAGTTCAGCTGGAAATGCAAGGCGTAATAACCCCACTTTACACTTACAGTGCCGAATACACTGTTAAATTTTTGTGTGACCCAAATACTGTGCTGGCCGCTTTTGACGGCGAGCGCCGTAGTTTTGTTGAGTGTTTATTGGGTAATATCCAATTTAAGCGAACCTGGGGCGTGGTGGACTTTGAGACTATTTATAATACTTATACCGGTGGCGACCGCAGGCGAGTGATTACCGCGCTAGAGTATTTTAAAGATAAAGGTTGGATAGAGCTAAAACCTTCTGGCGCGTTAGAGGTGTTTGCTGTTAATAATCAGGCGCTGGATCAAGGCCTTGCTACTCGTTTAGCGCAGCATTTTAAGCAGCACGAGCAAAGTGAAATAAAACGCATTGGCTTAATGCTGCGTTTTTTACAATCCACTAACTGCTTAAGCTATGGCTTGGCCAAATATTTTGATGATCAAAATGCACCGCAGCAGTGTGGGCATTGCAGTGTGTGTGCTGGGCGCAGTGTAACCTTTCCTGCTTCAAATGCTTATGCGGTTGAGCAAAGCCAGCTTAAAAGTACCGCGCAAGCGTTAACGGCTCACCTTCAATCCAAAGGTGTTAATAATCCATCCCGCGATTTAATTACTCGCTTTTTAGTCGGTATAAATGTGCCGGTATTTACGCGGACTAAGGCAAAAGCGGTGCCCGGCTTTGGGGTGGCAGAGGCTATGCGTTATAGCGTGGTTTATGATGCGCTACAGTAATTTGGTGGCATGCGGGTTTAAATATTTTATTTAAGCCCGCTTTATAATAGCTATTTTGGGGTCTCTTTGGCTCTCGCATGAACGCCCAACATAGCGCCGGTAAAGCCGCCAGCTACTTGGGTACTAACGAGCTTTGCATCGACATTTTTTGCCACATCTATACGCTTAGCGGCATCATTAATATAATAAAACGTTAGCTTGTCTTTTTGTTGCTCTAAGCCAAGTTTAATCGTGTTGTGCTTTGTGGTTATAGCGGTGCTCGAGCTGTGCGTTATTTTCCCGTTGCTAACCGTTTCTAATACTAGTGCATAGCCTTTTTCGGTTTTATCAATATAGAAAAAGTAATGGAAGGCATCGTTTTGGTAGTCGATTATACCGGCTTGAATATTCATCGCTTGCGGTAGCTGTAGCTCGGCTGTAATAGCAAAATTTAAATGTTGTTGCCTTGCTACTAGCATGCTGCTGTGATCTTTGCTGGATAAAGGCGTTTGGCTGGCGCGTAGTCGTAGGCGCTTATTTTTAGTGTTTAACCTGTAAAAAGGTTTAGCGCTAGTGCGGGCGGTAATCCATTTATAGTCTAGCGTGGTATTTTCAAAGGCGTCTTGCCAGTGATCTTTGCTTGCGGTTTTATTTAATTTACCTAGCGCTTCGGTTTCTACAAATAAGGGCACTGGCGCTTTGTTATCTAGAATATGCGGCCAGCCATCTTTCCAGGTTAGCGGTAATAAAAAGGTTTCGCGGCCGGTATTGTGGTAGTTGTCTTTATAGGGGCGAATGCCTAAAAATACCGTCCACCAATCGCCATTAGGGGTTTGCACAAAGTCGGCATGGCCGACGCTGGTAATAGGATTTGTACGCTTAGGGTCTAAGTCCCGTTGGGTAAGAATTGGGTTATTGCTATAGGGGATAAAAGGTTTATTGAGGTCGCGGGTGCGAAACACGACCTGCGAATGCTGTACCGATGTGCCACCTTCGGCGCAAATTAAATAATACCAGCCATCTTTTTTTAGAATATGCGGGCCTTCGATCCAAACGGGCTTTTCGTCGATGTTAGCGCCGCCATCTACAAGCAGCCGCCTGGACGATGGAATTACCGCCTTTTTTTTCCAGTCCAACTCCCATAGCCAAATGGCTCGGTGCCCGCTATAGCGCGGCTTGCCTTCGGGGGCATCGTTATGCGTAACATATACTTTGCCGTCGTCATCAAAAAACAGATCCGGGTCGATACCACCAACCTCTGGCAATACTATGGGTTTGGACCATGGCCCAGCAGGATCTTTGGCACTGATAATAAAATTCCCAATGCCGTAAACATCGGTTGTAATAATGTAAAACATGCCTTGGTGGTAACGCAGGGTTGGCGCAAAAATGCCGTGGGAAATGTCTTGTTGTTTGTCAAAAGCAAGCTGCTCGGTACTCCACAGTGCATGGCCTATTTGTTCCCAATCGACTAAGTTGTGGCTTTTAAACACTGGCAGCCCGGGGAAGTAGGCAAAGGTGGAGTGGGTCATGTAGTAGGTGTTGTCAACGCGCACCACGGAAGGGTCTGG
Protein-coding regions in this window:
- a CDS encoding RecQ family ATP-dependent DNA helicase; this encodes MPTSNLTTTLKAQFGFDTFREGQQEAISHILAGDSALAIFPTGSGKSLCYQFSALQLPYLTLVVSPLLALMKDQLDFLKAHNIPAASLDSTLTYDEYRQVVADVKANKLKILMVSVERFKNERFRFLMEGVAISLLVVDEAHCISEWGHNFRPDYLKLPSYEKALNIPQALLLTATATKKVKLDMAAKFNIAEHAIIQTGFYRSNLNLHVLAVAEDQKKSELQALVARYQSASGIVYVTLQHTAEQVAGYLQQAGINACAYHAGMKNEDRARIQDGFMRGELPLVVATIAFGMGVDKADIRYVVHYDLPKSIENYSQEIGRAGRDGLSSDCFVLGNLDALNTIENFVYGDTPEQAGIETVLNHIAQHQNNGQWEMQLYGLSSESNIRQLTLKTLLVQLEMQGVITPLYTYSAEYTVKFLCDPNTVLAAFDGERRSFVECLLGNIQFKRTWGVVDFETIYNTYTGGDRRRVITALEYFKDKGWIELKPSGALEVFAVNNQALDQGLATRLAQHFKQHEQSEIKRIGLMLRFLQSTNCLSYGLAKYFDDQNAPQQCGHCSVCAGRSVTFPASNAYAVEQSQLKSTAQALTAHLQSKGVNNPSRDLITRFLVGINVPVFTRTKAKAVPGFGVAEAMRYSVVYDALQ
- a CDS encoding glycoside hydrolase family 43 protein, with the translated sequence MKNIISRLTLILAVLCPHISAASNSWVNFDSFSYSGWDNGLTQAKGNGYFNPIQPGFYPDPSVVRVDNTYYMTHSTFAYFPGLPVFKSHNLVDWEQIGHALWSTEQLAFDKQQDISHGIFAPTLRYHQGMFYIITTDVYGIGNFIISAKDPAGPWSKPIVLPEVGGIDPDLFFDDDGKVYVTHNDAPEGKPRYSGHRAIWLWELDWKKKAVIPSSRRLLVDGGANIDEKPVWIEGPHILKKDGWYYLICAEGGTSVQHSQVVFRTRDLNKPFIPYSNNPILTQRDLDPKRTNPITSVGHADFVQTPNGDWWTVFLGIRPYKDNYHNTGRETFLLPLTWKDGWPHILDNKAPVPLFVETEALGKLNKTASKDHWQDAFENTTLDYKWITARTSAKPFYRLNTKNKRLRLRASQTPLSSKDHSSMLVARQQHLNFAITAELQLPQAMNIQAGIIDYQNDAFHYFFYIDKTEKGYALVLETVSNGKITHSSSTAITTKHNTIKLGLEQQKDKLTFYYINDAAKRIDVAKNVDAKLVSTQVAGGFTGAMLGVHARAKETPK